Part of the Hevea brasiliensis isolate MT/VB/25A 57/8 chromosome 16, ASM3005281v1, whole genome shotgun sequence genome is shown below.
GCAAATTTTTGCGTTTAGTGAATAGTTATTTTGTTTATTCTTTTGATGCACGTAAATTCTATGAAAAAACACTGATTTGAATAAATTGTGAAATGCTAaggaatttaaatttctgctatctgTAGTTACCTTTGTCTATTATTTATTCATCTTCATTGTCTCATTATGTGTTTCCACCATAACTTTGCAGGGTTTCTGGACAGAGCTTCAACCGATTGTATTTGATGAAGGCTTTGCAAGATAGTTGATGTTATCTTAGCTGGTAAGTGTTTACTCTTTGGAAGAGGATGCCTTTCCTgtttgaaaatgaaaaattttggaGCGAGAAAGCCATGCTCGGATTGTTATCAACCATTTTGAAAGCGACTGTAGAATGATAGCTTAGTATTGTTTTTGCTTTTAGTAGTCAATTAAATTTGTTGATCTATATAATTATGCTATTCTGGAGTTTTAAAAAGCAAATTCAAATTTGTTTTAGAGGGGTTGAAGATTATGTCAAACTAAAGGGCAAATGCTCCTCTACTTAAGCCGAAtgtgtaattaattttatttgaagcactttcttttttttattaaaaaaaattaaccctTTTGAGAATAAATAATATCTAAAGCGCTgattatataaaaatatgattgttattttattattaatataaaacaGAGCTTCTCCTGCACACCCTAACCCTTATCTACAATGAGATTTTGACTTGGGGGGAATTGAGATACGAGAAATTACATAAATACaggttacttaaaaaaaaaaaattcattcgtCGATAGGCACCTTCACTTTTATAAGTGTATTGCCTGAACCATTAGTCAAGAAATTTCAGCTTCGACTCGCTTGATTTCATCATTCAGCTATTGCAAGTTAACTTTTCCCAAGCTTGAAAGACGCTTAAAGTATGAAAGATATTCACTCTGTACTTCAGCATTTTAATTCAgagttcaaatttttagtttttttttttttttataaaaataaaaggacttagtgtaaaaaaaaaaaaatttaatatagtaATATCTAGTTAATATCAAGTATTTTTAATATCAACATAATAATagctaattaatattaaatatctttTTTGTTAATGTAAAACAAAAAAATATCCTCTACAAGTTTTCATGCATTAGTAACTTTGCATGATAGTTTTATtgtcaattttattaaaaatataatcattAAAATGTGATTAAGTAATTGAATATTTAGCATAAAATGACAATGTAGTTGCAACAGTTAGTGCTAGAGTAAGTTATGAACTTGTAAACTAATTgatatgaaatatatttatttgtCTTTACTGTTTTTCAATAAGATCATCGATTCTATATGGTCACGGTTCTGTGATGACTAATCACAGACTAATTTGtgcctttttcttctttttaggGTTTTCTTTTAAGGAATTAAAGAATTGATATTGAAGATTgaaattttaacttaattaatttataaattgatagtCGATGAAATTCAAACTCTTTGTTTAATGGGAGCACACTGACTAAATTTTAACCAATTAGATCAACTCTCATCAGCaatcatattttaatattttgattatttagTTAATTTGGAAATGAATTGACTGTTTGAAGTTGAAGTCGAAACGAATCCAGTGCGACTCTTCGTTTCGACTTCAACTCTAAGTTATAGTTTCACCACTGATTGAAATGGTTGAAGATGAACAAAGCAACCAGCGGAAACAGCATAACAAAAAATGCAAAACCTTAGAAAATACACAAAAATCTGCCCAATAATAATGTTACTGATATTACAGCGTTTTATATTATTCAACACAACACAAATATGCAAGGAAGCAATTACCCAATCTTGCTACACCTCCCATACAAGGGCAAACTGGTGAGACAGCAGGAAAATGAGGAAACAATGAGCTTGCTTATACCAAGTTAAAACCAAATGGAGGAGAAGTTCCCGCTGAAACACAGTTCTTGCTGCATTTGCTTATGGTTTCCACAGGATTGTGGTTTCTGCAATCATGGAAGTCACAACATATGGATCCATGTTTGATGCAGGCCTCCTGTCCTCAAAATATCCTTTTCCTTGCTTCTCTGTGTCTCGGCCAACACGAATTGAGGCTCCACGGTTAGCAACACCCTGCCAAAAGAGTAAAATGTAAGCAATCTCTTTTAAGGCATACAATCAAATGAGGAAAACGTGAACCTGCAACAACAACGACAAACATATTTTTATGTTTTATACCCATAAGAAAGTGTTGATGTCAGCTGTTTCGTGTCGTCCAGTTAGCCTGCGTTCATTCCCTTCCCCATATGCAGCAATGTGTTCTTTGTGCCTCAGCCCCAACTTCTCAATTGCTTTCTTGATGACCTCATAGCCTCCATCACTCCTCATTGACTTTGTACTACAAGCATTGTAAAAGACAACCCAAATAATGGAAAATCAACAGAAATAGATCAAGATAAAAGTTATACACAATGATATAGCTCACCTATAGTTTGTGTGAGCTCCAGCACCATTCCAATCTCCCTGTGTTACAAGAACCGAATTCCCATTACAAATGTTGACATGAAAATACAAATTCCCTTGAacagcaaaagggaaagagttTGACCTGAATTGGCTTGGGATCAAAAGAAAGGACAACTCCGGCAATCTCCGTAATCCTCTGTTGAAATAGGTACTTAAGTGAACAATACAACAATTGGAATAATACTCTTATTTTTCTGTAATCATATAGGCGATATTACCTCTAAAATGTAGCGAGCAACCCACAATTCATCTCCAGCAGAGATACCAACTGCAGGTCCGACTTGAAATTCCCACTGCATAAACACGGAAAATAATTCAGAATCAGAGACTAGTTGAATTTAAAACAGGAGAAAAGGAAGCTTTTATTATATCTTTAATACCTGGCCTGGCATCACTTCTCCATTGATACCACTAATGTTGATGCCAGCATATAGGCAAGCCTTGTAGTGTGAGTCAACAACGTCTCGCCCAAAGGACTTATCAGCACCAATACTACAGTAGTATGGTCCCTGTTACAGTCAACAAATGATTACAACCACAATTGCAAATCAAAACAAATTGCCAATAAACATCTATAGATGGAAGCAGACAAAAGCACAGGCAAACACGTGTAATAGGGTGGAGCACCAAACTTTGAATGGGAGTCAAGAATGAGAAACCTAGAGATATTTTCACTAGCACAGACAGTCCAAAACAATCTGTTGTAGTGACAAAAGAGAAGGACTCAAAATTTCAAAGGATTAGAAACTAGGAGTTCGATTACCTGAGGGCCAGGGTAACCACCAACGGGCCATCCAATAGGCCATTTAACATCTTTCTGCAACAAGGTGTATTCTTGCTCAATGCCGTACCTGTTTTTTCCAAAATCaagtaacaacataattcaaaacaaaaaaattctcaacaaaagcataattacagtaaCTTACCAAGGCTCTTCAGCAACAACTTCAGGTTGGCTGAAGATCTTAGCAGCAGCATGTCTCTTGTTTGTTGGAATTGGCTCACCAGCTGGGGTGTAAGCATCACACATcacctaattaattaaatcaattagaaattgacacgattgagccaaaaaaaaaaaaaaaacccaatttCAGTAATACATTTATAGCGACAGAGTAGAAACTCACGAGGATGTTGTTGCCCCTCCTAAATGGATCCCTGAAAATAGCTTGAGGACTATTTCATTACATCAAAGCCAAATCAGTATTAGGAGTAGATAAAAGGTTAAAAAAGACAAGAATTAAGAACAAATCCTTACTATAGAATGACTTCGCTGTCTTCTCCAGGAGCCTGCCCTGTGCTGGAACCATCATAGTTCCACTTGGGGAGCTTTGAAGGATCACTAACTGGACCAGAAAGAGTCTAtacacaaaaaaataataataataataaaataaatttaacaacAACAAAAGCATTGCTTTTCTTTTCAAAATTGTTCTCCTTTTTGTCCTCTTTCAAAAGAACAAACATTGTTAATCTTTATACCCTTGCTTTACTCCGCATGTCCATGCCGGATCCACCAATCCTGTAAAAATAAAGAGAGATGTAGTTTAAAGAGAAATATAGGCCAATTGGATAGTTGCAAAGCAGGGTAAGTGCAAAAATCCATAGGAAACACCAACAAAGATAGTACTGATTAATAAAACCTTAAAGAGAAATAGCACCGATATTTTTGAAAACAAAGACAAAGAAAAACTTAACAAACATCCAATTCATCCACCATGGACATATGAAGAACAACAGGGAATGCTCTGTTTTTTAGccaaaactttaaaaaaaaaaaaaaaatcaaatattttttAGCCTTGATGAGTTATAACAAGTATAGCCTTAAAGATTCTTTTCACAATAACCATCTTAAAGAAGAACATAAAGAggggggaaaaaaaaagaaaaaaaaaactaagatcTTTTATAACAAGAAGAACTGCAACAACCCACTAGTACAGTAGTTCAATGAACAggaaaaaataagaacaaaaatcTGACACAgttaaaaaccaaaaaaaaaaaatccaaatcccAAAAAACCAAATCAAATGACATTTTTTGTGCCTGAACAGAAACAGCAATCCCAGAACGCCAATGATAGAATGGATCACAAGAAATAAAGCACGCGCATTAGCACAAACACATAGTTAATCGCATTGGCATGTATATGAATACGTAAAAGTGTATCTAGTGCAAGTAGAGTCTACAAACACAGAAAAGACGCACCATATGTACTCGGCGATTATCTTGTCGGTGGTGTCCGAGAGGTTAAGGTTGATGAGATCTGAAAGAAGCGACATATCCACACAGGAACAATTGACAACTCTTCTCTTCTTGTTCTCTTCTTCCTCCTTCCTATCTGTGTGGGTGTGCGAACTTGGCAGAGACAAGTCTATAAAGAATAGAGAGATGTGGGCAGAGGGAGGCTTAGGTTAGCTTTTATCGGCGGGTTACAGTGTTGAAAATGTAAAGAatgctaaatttttatttatttttttttttttatgggatTGGAGACTCGTATAatatgtaattttttaaattacataataataatttatttttaaaaaaattatatattcaaataaatattatattataataattattcttattatattttatataaggaATTTGTTTTTGTGttttaaatttgtattttatttcacttAATAAAAACTTTattgtttatttttaaaaaaaaataaatattaataattatattcctTACTTtagtaaaaaggaaaaataattaaagagttttttttaaattaattaattaaaaaataattattatatacatATGagacattaaaaaaattatattgctttaaatatatattttcctTATATATTTAGGAAAAGAGTTTATGTACTAAATAATCTCTTTCTCACTAAAAAGGTAGCGGGTTTTAGATTCTGGTTTATCTATTGATCTGCTTGTATATGGAATCTGATTGGAGGGTCTACATTGCTTTTACCGGGTAACTGACTTAccggtcttcttcttttttttttttttctttttttttttttacagctgCATTGCTTTCTTTGATTAGTAATTACGTTAGAATGTCTTACCAATCAATCTCCTTCAAATTTAACGATTCTACTTTTCCACAAATTCCCAATCGACTTGTCAAATAATTCGATGGGATTCTTCCCCGCAATTTGGcaaagaatttatatatatatacttaaatataaaaaaaaataaatttatatatatttgaatATATTTAATAAC
Proteins encoded:
- the LOC110672051 gene encoding glutamine synthetase cytosolic isozyme 2, which produces MSLLSDLINLNLSDTTDKIIAEYIWIGGSGMDMRSKARTLSGPVSDPSKLPKWNYDGSSTGQAPGEDSEVILYPQAIFRDPFRRGNNILVMCDAYTPAGEPIPTNKRHAAAKIFSQPEVVAEEPWYGIEQEYTLLQKDVKWPIGWPVGGYPGPQGPYYCSIGADKSFGRDVVDSHYKACLYAGINISGINGEVMPGQWEFQVGPAVGISAGDELWVARYILERITEIAGVVLSFDPKPIQGDWNGAGAHTNYSTKSMRSDGGYEVIKKAIEKLGLRHKEHIAAYGEGNERRLTGRHETADINTFLWGVANRGASIRVGRDTEKQGKGYFEDRRPASNMDPYVVTSMIAETTILWKP